AGGAGGTCTTCTATTCTTCCAGAATTTGTTGGTACCGTTGTTCGAATTTACAATGGAAAGTCTTTCGTTCGCTGTAAGATAAATGAAGCTAAAGTTGGTCATAAATTTGGAGAGTTTGCTTTCACGCGGAAAAGAAAGCCTCACAAAACAGATACTGGCAAGAAAAAGGGTGGTCGTTGAGCAAACTAGTGGTAGTGGCTGCCTCCCTCCATTTGCTGTGCTTCTATATTCCATGCACACAGAGGATTCTTACCTCGTGTTTTTCATCTTGTTGAACTAGCTTTTATGCCATTCCTAGTAACATTGTATTTCGTTGGGAAATTTATGAAAACCCTTGTAACTTTGTAAGCCCCTTTATGGAACTCGAattgtttttgttcctcaaCAATGTTTTCCAGCTAAAACAACCATTTTAGTCAATTAATTGCCTCATTTCAGTTAAAGAGAATAAGAAATGGGAAGAGCATACATTTTTGGTACTTGTACATCCCATGAATTATGTTTCACATTTTTTATTGTTGTGTTTCTTCTGCAGCTGCCTGGATAAAGCAGCTGTGGTGTCGGATTCTGGCATGAAAAGCGGAGATTTTTCCAACCAATGGAGATTATGCACCATAACACAGGTTGAAGAATTAAAGATCTTGATCCGTATGTTCCTATATTGGCAACTGAAATTATTTTTGCTGCAGTTTTTGCTCGGGGACCACTGTTTGTTTAGCAGGGAATGGTGATGGATAGAAGAATTAGATCCTTCACTATCCCTGCAGCCTCATTGTTTACTTTTGATATCATCAGCGTTATATTTTGGGTCCTGATATATGACAGAAATCTGGTTCCTATAGCTAGGAAGGTTACGGGACTAGAAAGAGGGTTTTCAGAACTACATAGAATGGGTATTGGTCTCTTCATATCCATCCTTGCCTTGGTAACTGCTGCTGTAGTTGAGATCAAACGTTTGCAGATTGCTAAAGAACTTGGTCTCGATCTAACTGATGAAATAAGTGTTGCTCTCCCTATTAACATCCTTTGGCAAGTTCCACAATACTTATTGGTTGGGGCTGCAGAGGTATTTACCTTTATAGGTCAATTTGAGTTCTTTTATCATCAGTCACCTGATGCCATGCTTAGTTTGTGTAGTGCACTCTCGCTCCTAATGATTTCACTAGGGAATTACTTGAGCTCGGTGATTCTGACGGTTGTTACAGCCGTTACAACTGCTGGAGGGAACCCGGGATGGATACCAGACAATCTAAACAAGGGTCACCTCGATTATTACTTTGAGTTTTTAGCTGGACTGAGTTTCTTGAACTTTtggtatatgttttatattctcTCAATTATAAGACGAAGTAGGCTTCCCTCTTCCTAGGGAAGACGCTTGTCACGTGTTTGACATTTTCTCGATGTTAAGGCCCAGCGTGTCCCATATGAGGCAACTTCCATGAGCTAGTGTGTCTTTACCGATGCATGTAATTTGCAGCAGATTAGTATCATTACGTGTTGTTTCCTCTACTATTGTTGTGTTCGATGCTTGTTGCGCATATGGGGGTAGGCTAACCTAGATGAAGCCTCGAGGATTCAGGTGCTACTGGTGGTTTTCAGCATTGAATAACCGATGGTTTTGCTCGAAGTGAAGTTCTGAATTATAGTTAGATAGGGTCCTGCTGTTTATGCTACCACTTTGTAGCAAATCAGATTGTCAGAGTATGTTAACTATTTCACGTACAAAGTGTTTGGTTGATAGATTGAAAGTTTACGCACAAAGTTTTTGGTTGATACATGAACCACAAGTGATGTTTGGAGTATTTGGTTGAGCAAATTAGAGTGTATTTAAGACAGATTTGAGCTTCTAAAGGTAATTTTGGAAAGCTGGTCGtaggatttttttattttttttttggaagagAGGTTTGTGAATTTTGGTGGTGAAATTTCTATCATGTTCTAAGGCGCTATTCTTTTTACCAAAATATAACTTATAACTAAATAAGTTAGGATACAAAGTAAGTTCTATTAAATTCATATAagtagataaaataagttccatctctcatcttttagggtttcaattttCTTGGCCGTTTAGGCCggaagtagtctaatttcttcggaaattagactatttccgacCCTTCTTCTTGCTTTTCattgttttcttttcatgttttttcttgtttttggtttcttttctgttgatttgttcccaatttattattgggttgttcctaatttatttgggtttttcctggagttttctaggttcttgattctcattcatggatgagaatttttttagggtttcaataattgggaaggagatttggattcatacaggtttagggtttatcatcaactcgtcaATCAGAACAATTCGTGCGCAGATTGCGAAGGGCTCTACTTGGAAAGATGTGAAATCATCGAAAATCACTGTTCGCGTCAAGTTAGAAGCGGTGGAGTACGAGATGTGCTTTAGGatgcagaatagtaattgttttgattgtaacagttatgtattttctttgaatctgtGGTATGCAGATACTTTTTATCATTGTAGATGCCGTATGGCTTATTATTAATGGATATTGTTcttccccgtcaaaaaaaaaaaaaaaaaaaaaagttccaaaaataggaaaaaaatcAGGTAAAAATATACTCTAAAGTTTGTCAAATTTATTACCTTTATCAATGACTTTTTATAATAAAAATCTTTCACCAATGTATTATTGGTATGTCCAATAAGTTTTCCTAATTAAGTACCAATCAACTACAATaataaatttaccaaaaaattgTACAATCAACTAAAACAATTTGCTAGGTAGTGGTGTTAATGAGCCTAGCTGAAATCAAGTTTAGGCAAGCGTGGCTGGAGCTCGAAACTCGTGAGCTCAAGCTCAGCTCAAAATCAAATCTCGATGAACCTGTGATATTGAACTCGACCTCGACCTCGACCTCGAAAATTTTAAACTGACTTCGGCTTGGCTCAAGGCTCGAGTAAGCTTGGAAAGGCTCAATAGAACTTTAGGCAAGGCTAGACGTTTTCTAACTCAAGCCCATTTTGTCAAAGTTTAATGAGTCTATGGTGAAACTCCAAGGCCCAAACCAAACACCGATTTTTAAAGCTTGCCGATGTTTATTTCATTGTACCCCTAACTTCGACAATATGCTTTTCTATATCAAAGCTTGGTATATGGACACATCACATATGTGCACAATTCATTGTGCAACAAAAGAAGACAAGTGTATGTGTTAAGCTATATTAGGAATATTAATATTATGTTAATATTAGGATTAACATAATATTAGTATTATCTTAAAATTAAGATTACCATATATTAGTAGTATTATATCAATATATCTCAGAATTGTTAGGTTAAAATAGTTAGGtattgtaatatatatatatttattaatttaataagaaGAAGGGTGACTCTTTGCGTCATATATATTTgtcatggtatcaagagcaaggTAAGATATTTTTTTCTCCGCAAAATTGAGGAGAGAAACATGGTGAGTTTTGAGATCGTGTAATGGCGAAGGATGATGAGGAAACTCCGCAACCGAAGGATGCACTCGTGAAGGAATACTATCTAGGATCAATTGATGGTCCAGGAAATATAATTACACCAATTAAACTTAGAGGCTCCAAGAACTATGATGAGTGGTCTACATCGGTTCGttgagctttgatttcgaaGAGAAAATTTGGCTTCATTGATGGAACAATCAAAGAACCAACAACAGACCCGGACAGACTTGCAGATTGGATTGCTGTCCAATCTATGTTggtatctgttaggttatgattcatatgacaaaacataaatcatgcggaaaaaccataaagccaggaaagcatattatttacacataatcatttagcatagtttagatgcatacactttgttgcgtgccctccctagctgcgcccgaaccgaacaagaacaagtctttaggactccaagtgtcgtccctccgtagatagtccacagtacgtccggatccgcctcaagattgaccaactagaatcgcccttaaggttactaggaattttcggctattgtgtagcaagtgtatggctgaatttttctttcaaaaacttacttttagaatacttcaattgtctctataaattatgaccctaggcttttatttatagaggtatggaaagggaattagaatcctactaggatacgaattaattaaactagaatcctataagaactctaattaattaatttatccttttaggattaggaatttaatcatataccaaatcctaatagctttaggaatcatgcatgaacacaaacacacacacgcacggcagcccacgaggggggcctatgcgcgcgcgcgctcagcccacgccacgaggcccgcaacgcagccatggccttggcgcgcgctgggcctgccttgcggtgggcctgggcgctgccttggcttggcgtgtggcgcgcgtttggcttgctgggcgatggcccggcttcgtgctgggccttcgtccggcaggcctcgtccgatgcttattcgtacgatacgcttacgattaaattcccgattccggaattcatttccgatacgaacaatatttaatatttccgattccgaaattaatttccgtttcgaaaaaatatttaatatttccgtttccggaatta
This genomic stretch from Spinacia oleracea cultivar Varoflay chromosome 3, BTI_SOV_V1, whole genome shotgun sequence harbors:
- the LOC110783496 gene encoding protein NRT1/ PTR FAMILY 8.3-like is translated as MVMDRRIRSFTIPAASLFTFDIISVIFWVLIYDRNLVPIARKVTGLERGFSELHRMGIGLFISILALVTAAVVEIKRLQIAKELGLDLTDEISVALPINILWQVPQYLLVGAAEVFTFIGQFEFFYHQSPDAMLSLCSALSLLMISLGNYLSSVILTVVTAVTTAGGNPGWIPDNLNKGHLDYYFEFLAGLSFLNFWYMFYILSIIRRSRLPSS